Genomic segment of Verrucomicrobiia bacterium:
AACGCCCGCCCTCACCCCCGGGAGAGGGAAGAGCGATGCCGCGTGCTCCTCTTTCCGAAAGGCACCCGGCAATTCCAGCCGCCGGAATTCGAGTGAAGCGGTCGAGCGTGTCCCCCTCTCCTTGGGGAGAGGGTCGGGGTGAGGGAGGATGTTAACCCATTTCAGTCAGAACAATTCGACCGCCCCTGTCCAAGTCCGCAAAGCTTCCGATGGAGCCGCTTCGCGTCGACTGATACAGTTGCCGGACATGAGTTCACCCGAGCGCATCTCTGAGCGCGTCGCCGAAGCGCTGAACGAGCGCAAGGCCGACGGTCTGCTGCGTCAGCTCGAAGCGCGTCCGGCCCATCCGCGCTGGCTCAACCTTGCGGACAACGATTACCTCGGCCTCGCACACGATCCCACCGTGATTTCTGCCGCTGCGGCGGCCGCCGTGAAATGGGGTGCGTCCGCCAGCGCGTCACCGCTCATCACCGGTTACACCGAACTTCACGCCGCACTCGAACGTGCGCTTGCCAGTTGGCACGGTTATCAGCATGGACTCGTTTGGAATTCCGGTTTCGCGGCGAATTCCGCCGTGCTCGGCATGTTGCCCAAACGCGGTGACGTCGTGCTTGCGGACCGGTTGATCCACGCCAGCATGGTCGCCGGGATCATGCGTTCCGGCGCGCGGCTGCGGCGCTTTCCGCACAATGACCTCCACGCGTTGCAAGCAATGCTCGCCGAAGAAGCCGGTCGCGACGGCGCGGTGTTTGTCGTCACCGAAAGCATTTACTCGATGGACGGCGACTGTCCCGATCTCGCGGCATTGGCGAAATTGCGCGGGGAGCATGGATTCTTCTGGGTGCTGGACGAAGCTCACGCCACCGGCTGGTTCGGCGAAAC
This window contains:
- a CDS encoding 8-amino-7-oxononanoate synthase, producing the protein MSSPERISERVAEALNERKADGLLRQLEARPAHPRWLNLADNDYLGLAHDPTVISAAAAAAVKWGASASASPLITGYTELHAALERALASWHGYQHGLVWNSGFAANSAVLGMLPKRGDVVLADRLIHASMVAGIMRSGARLRRFPHNDLHALQAMLAEEAGRDGAVFVVTESIYSMDGDCPDLAALAKLRGEHGFFWVLDEAHATGWFGETGAGALEAHGCLGEPDVLVSTLGKALGSQGACTFFRDVALRECLLNEASEFVYSTCLAPPAAGAALAALQRVRELAPEREVLHTLSRSWRAAMQDVGAKVPDGDSPIVPVLLGSAERAVKVQRALLERGFRVSCIRPPTVPDGTARLRVSLRRGLTDGQRVAFAAALKDALACA